The Microcoleus sp. bin38.metabat.b11b12b14.051 genome segment TATCATCATTGTATCATCAAAAAGTTTGCAGTCAAGACTTTAATCATTAAGGAAAAGACTAAAGTCATGACTACCAACTTAGCACGCCACCAGCACATCCGATCGCCCGAGAACTCTTAAATCTTCTTCATCGAGTTCGACTGGTGTACCGCTGCGAATTAGTTCGACAAAATCCTCGTTTGGCACCATGATACACAAAGTGTACAAACGTTCGCTACCTGTATTCTCAATGACGTGAGTTCCCATTGGAGGCACTAACAAACTATCTCCCGGTTTAATACTAACTGTTTTGCCGTCGCAAGTTGCTTGCCCCCTGCCTTTGAGTACAAAAAACATTTCTACTGCCAATTGATGGCGGTTCGGAGGAGTTTTACCACCCGCATCGAAAATCTCGACGCAAACAGTTAATGAAACATTCGCGGTTGCTGGATCGAATACAATTGCTAATCTATTCGTATCTCCTGGGCTGATGCGAAATGCTTGGTAATCTTGAGGAGATTTCATCACAGGAATCATGCACTGATTTGTCATTTTTTTATGGTTATTTGTGAGTTGTTATGGCCGAAGGAAGAAGGAAGAAGGAAGAAGGAAGAAGGAAGAAGGAAGAAGGAAGAAGGAAGAAGGAAGAAGGAAGAAGGAAGAAGGAAGAAGGAAGAAGGAAGAAGGAAGAAGGAAGAAGAAAACCCTGGGTTTTAGTAATTAATAACTTCCTAACTGTCACGGACGGTTGCTATATGTTTCTGCTGTCATTAATGAGAACCAAGAGTCATTAGTCCGTCGATCAAGTTCCCAAGTTTATTACCAATGACCAATGACCAATGACCAATGACCAATGACCAATGACCAATGACTCCTATTTAATTGCTTCTAACATAGCCTGAGAATCAGACAAAAAACCAAAACATTGTTTAACGTTATAAAGAGTAGCTTGCCAGCAATACTCTGGAGATGTGGTAGCTGTACAATCTTTGACTAAAATACAGTCGTAACCGAGAAAATTAGCGTCTTGCAGGGTAGCCATGACGCACTGATCGGCGTTTACTCCTGCAAAGAAAAGTGTAGTTCTTCCCAGGTTTCGCAGGATACTATCTAAAGGAGTATCCCAAAAGCCACTCATTCGATATTTATCTACACAAATATCCTCTGGTTTCTGTTCCAATTCATCGACAACGGAGGCCGCCCAACTCCCCGCCATCAAAACAGATGCGCCGTTTTTGGGTAGCGGATCTCCCAAGCCTACGCCGTCGCCCGTAGGATTGTAAACGTGGCGGGAAGCTGCACTAATATTGAGTAAATCCGGGCGGTTTCCCCAGTTTATCCAAATAACTGGCACGGCGTGCGATCGCAATTTTGGTAGTAAATTTTGTAAAGGATCAATTGGAGTGCGCGCGGGTGTTACATCGACGCCGATATGTGCTAGCCAACCGTCGGGGTGACAGAAATCGTTTTGCATATCGATCACCAACATTGCTGCTTTTGCTAAATCCAAGCGCAGGGTTTTGGTTTCTGTCTCTAGAGTAAGAGGTTGAGGCGCGATCGGCGATCGGGTGATGTCGGCAATTTTAGCATCAACTTTCCAAGCATTCGGCGGCACGCCCAAGGTGCGGAGAGATTCAGGATTCATCTTAATTTTTACTTGAAAACTCTTTTAATTTTAGAACTATTTGATTGTTGTTAACTTGTCATATCTTAAATCTTTGCTAAGATTAAGTATCCGAGATAACTATTTTGATAAATTTTAGGATTTATTAACTTTAACATAAGTTATGCAAAAATTAGTTTAATATGCTATTTTTAGAGTCTTTATCGTTTCCAGGCTGTGCCTGAGAATCCCTTGCAGGCGGCTCTGCCTCCAATAAAGCGCCGACGAGGTAGAGCCTCACTTATATGCGTTCCCAGGCATAGCCTGGTAAGGAGATTAAACGAGATTTAAAAGGCGGAGAACGAGATGAAAGAAGATAATTTAATACTAAAATATAAATAGATGTGAATTCACTAGAAGGCGTAAATCTGTGAGCTTTACCATTCAAAATGCTTTAATTGCGGTTGAGAGCGGTTATGAAACCGCAGACGTGCAAGTGGCAGATAACTGCATAAGTGCGATCGCCCAGAATTTAGCTCCTACAGGAATAGTAATTGACGGCAAAAATAAGCTACTGTTGCCCGGTTTTGTCAACGCGCACACGCACTCTTCGGAAATGTGGCAGCGCGGGATTATTCCTCCTTTACCGCTGGAGTTGTGGATTGGCGAATTGTACGATTTCACGCCTCTCGATCCCGAACAAGTTTACTTGAGTGCCTTGGGTACTGCGGTAGAAACATTGCTATCGGGTGGCACCAGCGTAGTCGATCATTTAGTTTTGATTCCGGGGCAAGAATTAGAGACAATCGCCGCGGCAGTTCGCGCATATCAAGAAATCGGCATCCGCACTTTTATCGGGCCGTTAATTCAAGATGAATCCCTGACAGCCGGAATGCCTGCGGGCGATGGCGGCATCGAACACGCGGCTTACATTCGCTCGACAAAGGCAACTTTGGAGTTAATGGAGTCTGCAATTAAAGAGTTTCATAATCCCGAAAAAGGTGTTAATGTTTTACTTGCTCCGACGGGGATTCAACTGTGTTCGGATGCTTTATTTGAAGGCTGCATCGATTTTGGCGATCGCTATAATCTTTGCCTGCACGCCCACCTCTTAGAAACGCCCGCTCAAAAACAGTTGGCTCACGAAAAATACGGCTGTAGCGCTGTCGAACACCTGAAACAAATCGGTTATTTAAGTCCGCGCACTTCCTTAGCGCACTGCGTGTGGCTAGACGATTCCGACATAGCGATTATGGCAGAAACTCAAGCGACTGTCGTACACAATCCCCTCAGCAACTTACGCTTGGGAAGCGGAATTGCACCAATTTTGAAATACCGCCAAGCCGGAGTTAACGTATCTTTTGGTTGCGACGGCGCCGCTAGCAACGACGGGCAAGATTTGCTGGAAGCAATTAAAATTGGTTCGATTTTGCACAATATCACGGATTTGGATTACCGCCACTGGATTACACCGCGCCAGTCTGTAGAAATGGCCTCGCTGGGCGGAGCAAAAGGCTTGAATCTCGGCGATGAAATGGGTTCGATCACTGTTGGAAAAAAAGCTGATTTTGTGCTGTACGATTTAACCAGTTTATCATTGTTGCCACGCACCGATCCGATCGGCTTGCTAATTTTGGGACGCCCGACTAATGCGGTAGACAGTGTTTGGGTAAACGGCAAACAAATTGTCGCTGAAGGTAAGGTAAAAACGATTGATGTTGATGGTTTGAGGCGGGAATTATTCGATCGCAGTCAGTGGAGTAGCAAGCGCCAATCGCCGATGGTGAGCGAGATTGAATCGCACTACCGCCAAGTGATGAAATTACCGGGTTATTCTTAAGGGGATCGCAGAAATACTCGGCGGTTGAAACCGCGACTATACAGACAAAACCCACCTCCGTGGGTTGAAGAAAGTAAGGTGCGTAGTGCGAACATTACAGTATTATGTTAAGCTGTGGTGTTTGCGAAAAATGATGATTAAACTGCACAAATGGTGGCGGATACTGGCTTTAATAGTTGTTTTTGCGATCGCCCTTACCTCCGCCGCCATTTTCTCCCCACGAATCGAGGCTCAAACTCCGCCCAAAACTCCAACAACCGAATTGCGCGGCATCTGGCTGACTAACATTGACAGCGACGTTATTTTTTCTAAAAAAAACATAAATGATGCTGTAAATAGACTAGACAAACTAAATTTTAATACCATTTATCCTACAGTTTGGCAAGGGGGTTATACCATTCATCCCAGCGGTGTCACAAAACGAGTATTTGGATATTTAAACGATCCCACACCAACATTAAAAGGGCGAGATGTCCTCAAAGAAATTATCACAGCAGCACATAAGAAAGGTATCGCAGTCATCCCGTGGTTTGAGTTTGGCTTTATGGCGCCAGCCGAATCGGAATTAGCCCGACTGCACCCCGACTGGTTGGCGCGGCGGCGCGACGGTTCAACTATTTGGAAAGAAGGCACGCACGATCGAGTTTGGCTCAATCCTTTTCATCCAGAAGTTCAAAAGTTTATCTTAGATTTAATCATAGAACTTGTTGCCAATTACGATTTAGATGGTATTCAATTTGACGATCACTTCGGTTTGCCAGTAGAATTTGGCTATGAGCCGCAAACAGTGTTAATGTATCAGGAACAAATCAAAAGCCCTCCGTCCAACGACGCCCGTGAAACTTTCTGGATACGCTGGCGCGCCGATAGAATTAACGACTTTATGGCGCGAATTTTTACAGCAATCAAATCCCGCAAACAAAAATGTATTATCAGCTTATCTCCCAATCCTCTGCACTTTGCGCTACCGGCACATTTACAGGACTGGTTTAGCTGGGAAAGACGCGGTTATATTGAAGAAATTGTCTTGCAGATTTATCGCAATGACATCAAGCGTTTTAATGCTGAATTGGAACGAGAAGAAGTCAAATTAGCTAAAGCACACATCCCAACTGCGATCGGGATTTTAACAGGTTTGAAAAACAATCCGGTTCCGCTTAAACAAATTCAAGAGCAAGTCCAAGAAGTCCGCAAAAGAAATTTTGCCGGGGTTTCGTTCTTTTTCTATGAAAGCTTGTCGAGTTGGGCTAAAGAAACGCCTGAACAGCGGGATTCAGCTTTGCAACAATTCTTTCCCACAAAGAAGCAGCGCCCGCCCTTTGAAAACAATTCGTAGTGAGGACTTCAGTCCTTATTCTCAAAGGTTCGTAGTGAGGACTTCAGTCCTTATTCTCAAAGGTTCGTAGTGAGGACTTCAGTCCTTATTCTCAAAGGTTCGTAGTGAGGACTTCAGTCCTTATTCTTAAGATTATTAAAAACTAAAGTCCTTACTACCAACCTTAAAATAACTAAAATGTTCAATAAGAAATTAATTTGCCACATTTGTATTCTTAATTTATGTCTAGTTGCTATCCTTGGTGCGATCGGCTACCTGACTCCCCGAAAGTGGGAACACTCCTCGCAAAAAAATTGCACAGTTAGCGTACAAGTTTCTAACCAAGGCATCCACACCGAAATCATCGTTCCAGTTAAAAATCAATATTTTAACTGGAATCAATATTTACCGCTAACAAAAATAGGGCGGGACGCTAATCATGAGTACAAATATTTATCTTTTGGTTGGGGAGATAGAGCTTTTA includes the following:
- a CDS encoding amidohydrolase: MSFTIQNALIAVESGYETADVQVADNCISAIAQNLAPTGIVIDGKNKLLLPGFVNAHTHSSEMWQRGIIPPLPLELWIGELYDFTPLDPEQVYLSALGTAVETLLSGGTSVVDHLVLIPGQELETIAAAVRAYQEIGIRTFIGPLIQDESLTAGMPAGDGGIEHAAYIRSTKATLELMESAIKEFHNPEKGVNVLLAPTGIQLCSDALFEGCIDFGDRYNLCLHAHLLETPAQKQLAHEKYGCSAVEHLKQIGYLSPRTSLAHCVWLDDSDIAIMAETQATVVHNPLSNLRLGSGIAPILKYRQAGVNVSFGCDGAASNDGQDLLEAIKIGSILHNITDLDYRHWITPRQSVEMASLGGAKGLNLGDEMGSITVGKKADFVLYDLTSLSLLPRTDPIGLLILGRPTNAVDSVWVNGKQIVAEGKVKTIDVDGLRRELFDRSQWSSKRQSPMVSEIESHYRQVMKLPGYS
- a CDS encoding cupin domain-containing protein — protein: MTNQCMIPVMKSPQDYQAFRISPGDTNRLAIVFDPATANVSLTVCVEIFDAGGKTPPNRHQLAVEMFFVLKGRGQATCDGKTVSIKPGDSLLVPPMGTHVIENTGSERLYTLCIMVPNEDFVELIRSGTPVELDEEDLRVLGRSDVLVAC
- a CDS encoding cysteine hydrolase family protein, whose protein sequence is MNPESLRTLGVPPNAWKVDAKIADITRSPIAPQPLTLETETKTLRLDLAKAAMLVIDMQNDFCHPDGWLAHIGVDVTPARTPIDPLQNLLPKLRSHAVPVIWINWGNRPDLLNISAASRHVYNPTGDGVGLGDPLPKNGASVLMAGSWAASVVDELEQKPEDICVDKYRMSGFWDTPLDSILRNLGRTTLFFAGVNADQCVMATLQDANFLGYDCILVKDCTATTSPEYCWQATLYNVKQCFGFLSDSQAMLEAIK
- a CDS encoding glycoside hydrolase family 10 protein — its product is MMIKLHKWWRILALIVVFAIALTSAAIFSPRIEAQTPPKTPTTELRGIWLTNIDSDVIFSKKNINDAVNRLDKLNFNTIYPTVWQGGYTIHPSGVTKRVFGYLNDPTPTLKGRDVLKEIITAAHKKGIAVIPWFEFGFMAPAESELARLHPDWLARRRDGSTIWKEGTHDRVWLNPFHPEVQKFILDLIIELVANYDLDGIQFDDHFGLPVEFGYEPQTVLMYQEQIKSPPSNDARETFWIRWRADRINDFMARIFTAIKSRKQKCIISLSPNPLHFALPAHLQDWFSWERRGYIEEIVLQIYRNDIKRFNAELEREEVKLAKAHIPTAIGILTGLKNNPVPLKQIQEQVQEVRKRNFAGVSFFFYESLSSWAKETPEQRDSALQQFFPTKKQRPPFENNS